The nucleotide window GCGCGTTCGTCGCCGAGGGCGCCAAGGTGGTGATCGCCGACATCCTCGACGACGAGGGCAAGCAGCTGGCCGCCGACCTCGGCGAGCAGGCCGTCTACCAGCACCTCGACGTCGGCGACGAGGACGGCTGGGCCGCCGCGGTCGAGCGCGCGACCACCGAGTTCGGCCACCCGAACGTGCTGGTCAACAACGCCGGCATCCTGCACTTTTCCGAACTCGGGCAGACGACGCTCGCCGATTACGAACGCGTGATCCGGGTGAACCAGATCGGGGCGTTTCTCGGGATGCGTTCGGTCGTTGAACCGATGACCGCCGCCGGCGGTGGCTCCATCGTCAACGTGTCCTCTGTGGAGGGTCTGGCCGGGATGCCCTACCTCGTCGCCTACACCGCGAGCAAGTTCGCGATCCGCGGGATGACCAAGGTCGCGGCGATGGAACTCGGCAAGAAGCACATCCGGGTCAACTCGGTGCACCCCGGCGCGATCGACACCAAGATGGTCGAGACCGCGGCGGGCGGCCAGAAAGTCGACATGTCGTACGTCGGCAAGAAGGTCGCGCTGAAGCGGGTCGGGCAGCCGGAGGACGTGGCCAAGCTGGTGTTGTTCCTGGCCAGCGACGAGAGCGCGTACTGCACGGGTGCGGAGTTCGTGGCGGACGGCGGGGCGACGGCGACGCACGCCCTCAACTTCTGAAGGAGAACTGCCGAAGGGGAGAGTGAACACCGCTAACAAAAGCGGATACCGGGTGTGGAGCAGACTCGGAGGTCAACGGCGATCTACTGGGAGGTGTGGTGAGCGGAGGTACTGGCACGCTCCCGGGAACCGCGGCCCTGACCCAGGTCGGCCGCCTGGCGACGCTGTCCTGGGAGGTCCTGCGCGCGATCTTCAAGCGCCCGTTCCAGACCCGCGAGTGGATCCAGCAGTGCTGGTTTTTCGCCAGCGTCACGATTCTCCCGACGGCGCTGGTCGCCATTCCGTTCGGCGCGGTGATCGCGTTGCAGCTCGGTTCGCTGACCGCGCAGATCGGCGCGCAGTCGTTCACCGGCGCGGCCAGCGCGCTGGCCATCGTGCAGCAGGCCAGTCCGCTGATCACCGCGCTGCTGGTCGCGGGCGCCGGTGGTAGCGCGGTCTGCGCGGACATTGGCGCGCGCAAGATCCGCGAAGAGATCGACGCCATGGAGGTCCTCGGCGTCAACCCGATCCAGCGGCTGATCGTGCCGCGGGTGCTCGCCGCGATGGTCGTTTCGGTGCTGCTGAACGGCTTGGTCAGCGTGGTCGGGGTGCTCGGCGGCTACTTCTTCAACGTCGTCCTCCAAGGCGGCACGCCGGGTGCGTACCTGGCCAGCTTCAACGCCCTCGCGCAGGTCCCGGACCTCTGGGTCAGCGAGATCAAGGCGCTGCTGTACGGCTTCGTCGCCGGGGTCGTCGCCGCCTTCCGCGGGCTGAACCCGGCGGGCGGGCCGAAGGGCGTCGGCGACGCGGTCAACCAGGCCGTCGTGATCACGTTCCTGCTGCTGTTCCTGATCAACGTCGTGCTCACCGCGATCTACCTGCGGATCGTCCCGCCGAAGGCGATGTGATGACCGCCGAACCCCTCGACACCACCGATCGGACGCTCGAGTACATCGCGCGCCCGGGCCAGAGCCTGGAAGGGCTCGGCAAGCAGCTGGCGTTCGCGGCGAAGGCGCTCGCCTGGTCGCCGCGCACGATCCGCCGCTACAGCCGGGAAACGCTGCGGCTGCTCACCGAGGTCTGCTTCGGCACCGGCGGCCTCGCGGTCATCGGCGGCACGCTCGGCGTGATGATCGGCATGACCCTGTTCACCGGCCTCATCGTCGGCCTGCAGGGCTACTCCGCGCTGAATCAGCTCGGCACGGCCGCGCTCACCGGCTTCATCTCCGCCTACTTCAACACCCGCGAAGTCGCGCCGCTATCCGCGGGACTCGCGTTGAGCGCGACCGTCGGCTGCGGCTTCACGGCCCAGCTCGGCGCGATGCGGATCTCCGAGGAGATCGATGCGCTCGAAGTCATGGGCGTGCCGAGCATGCCGTACCTGGTGACGACCCGGGTGCTCGCCGGGGTCGCCGCGGTGATCCCGCTGTACGCCGTCGGCCTGCTGTCGAGCTACCTCGCGTCCCGGCAGATCACCATCTGGCTCTACGGCCAGTCCGCGGGCACCTACGACCACTACTTCACGCTGTTCCTGCCACCTGGCGACGTCCTGTGGTCGTTCGGGAAGGTGATCGTGTTCAGCGTGCTCGTGATCCTGTCCCATTGTTATTACGGGTTCAACGCCAGCGGCGGCCCGGCCGGCGTCGGCGTCGCGGTCGGCCGCGCGGTGCGGACGTCGATCGTGCTGATCTCGGTGCTGGACTTCTTCCTGTCGCTGGCCATCTGGGGCGCGAACACCACGGTGAGGATCTCGGGAT belongs to Amycolatopsis tolypomycina and includes:
- a CDS encoding MlaE family ABC transporter permease, whose protein sequence is MTAEPLDTTDRTLEYIARPGQSLEGLGKQLAFAAKALAWSPRTIRRYSRETLRLLTEVCFGTGGLAVIGGTLGVMIGMTLFTGLIVGLQGYSALNQLGTAALTGFISAYFNTREVAPLSAGLALSATVGCGFTAQLGAMRISEEIDALEVMGVPSMPYLVTTRVLAGVAAVIPLYAVGLLSSYLASRQITIWLYGQSAGTYDHYFTLFLPPGDVLWSFGKVIVFSVLVILSHCYYGFNASGGPAGVGVAVGRAVRTSIVLISVLDFFLSLAIWGANTTVRISG
- a CDS encoding glucose 1-dehydrogenase, with the translated sequence MRLDGKIALITGAARGQGEAAARAFVAEGAKVVIADILDDEGKQLAADLGEQAVYQHLDVGDEDGWAAAVERATTEFGHPNVLVNNAGILHFSELGQTTLADYERVIRVNQIGAFLGMRSVVEPMTAAGGGSIVNVSSVEGLAGMPYLVAYTASKFAIRGMTKVAAMELGKKHIRVNSVHPGAIDTKMVETAAGGQKVDMSYVGKKVALKRVGQPEDVAKLVLFLASDESAYCTGAEFVADGGATATHALNF
- a CDS encoding MlaE family ABC transporter permease; amino-acid sequence: MSGGTGTLPGTAALTQVGRLATLSWEVLRAIFKRPFQTREWIQQCWFFASVTILPTALVAIPFGAVIALQLGSLTAQIGAQSFTGAASALAIVQQASPLITALLVAGAGGSAVCADIGARKIREEIDAMEVLGVNPIQRLIVPRVLAAMVVSVLLNGLVSVVGVLGGYFFNVVLQGGTPGAYLASFNALAQVPDLWVSEIKALLYGFVAGVVAAFRGLNPAGGPKGVGDAVNQAVVITFLLLFLINVVLTAIYLRIVPPKAM